A portion of the Rhinopithecus roxellana isolate Shanxi Qingling chromosome 19, ASM756505v1, whole genome shotgun sequence genome contains these proteins:
- the PITPNA gene encoding phosphatidylinositol transfer protein alpha isoform, with amino-acid sequence MVLLKEYRVILPVSVDEYQVGQLYSVAEASKNETGGGEGVEVLVNEPYEKDGEKGQYTHKIYHLQSKVPTFVRMLAPQGALNIHEKAWNAYPYCRTVITNEYMKEDFLIKIETWHKADLGTLENVHKLEPETWKHVEAIYIDIADRSQVLSKDYKAEEDPAKFKSIKTGRGPLGPNWKQELVNQKDCPYMCAYKLVTVKFKWWGLQNKVENFIHKQERRLFTNFHRQLFCWLDKWVDLTMDDIRRMEEETKRQLDEMRQKDPVKGMTADD; translated from the exons TATCAAGTAGGGCAGCTGTATTCTGTGGCTGAGGCCAGTAAAAATGAAACGGGTGGTGGCGAAGGCGTGGAGGTCCTGGTGAATGAGCCCTATGAGAAGGACGGTGAGAAAGGCCAGTACACACACAAGATCTACCACCTGCAGAG CAAAGTACCCACGTTTGTTCGAATGCTGGCCCCACAGGGAGCCCTGAATATACACGAGAAAGCGTGGAATGCCTACCCCTATTGCAGAACCG TTATCACA aaTGAGTACATGAAAGAAGACTTTCTGATTAAAATTGAAACCTGGCACAAAGCAGACCTTGGCACGCTGGAGAAC GTGCATAAGCTGGAGCCTGAGACGTGGAAACATGTGGAAGCCATATATATAGACATTGCAGATCGAAGCCAAGTGCTTAGCAAG GATTACAAGGCAGAGGAAGACCCAGCAAAATTTAAATCTATCAAAACAGGCCGAGGACCCTTGGGCCCCAACTGGAAG CAAGAACTTGTAAACCAGAAGGACTGCccgtatatgtgtgcatacaaaCTGGTGACTGTCAAGTTCAAGTGGTGGGGCCTGCAGAACAAAGTGGAAAACTTTATCCATAAG CAAGAGAGGCGTCTGTTTACAAACTTCCACAGGCAGCTGTTCTGTTGGCTCGATAAGTGGGTTGACCTGACCATGGACGACATTCGAAGGATGGAAGAAGAGACGAAGAGACAGCTGGATGAA atgaGACAAAAGGACCCAGTGAAAGGAATGACAGCAGATGACTAA